TTCGTTTTTTGCATAAATGGCAGACATGTTGACCGCCATGATCGTGTAGATCGACTGGCGCAGTTGCCGGATTGACTCGTCGTCCATATTGTTTACTGCCTTCTCATAATTAAGAATCAAACGCCTGGTCAATGCCTCTTCATCCATTTCGGTCACATTCTCTTTTTGTGCCGCCAAAGCGGCTTCGAAATCTTTCCGTGCATTCGGGTTTTCCCGGATGGCATCCAGCGACTCTAACATCTGGCGGGAATAGAGAAGTGAGTTATAATTATCCGCCAGGATATTTTGCGTATCGTTCGATACGTTATGGATGTTTTTTATAGCCAATCCGCCTAATAAAACGATCAAGACAAACAAGAGTCCTATCCCGTAAGTCAACTTTGTTCTAATGTTCATATTCATGTTCATGAAGAGATTTTTACGCTAAAATAATTAAGTCTATTCCCAATAGAGCTAATTCTTCTAATAGATTCCGATAATGAACCATTGACAGGATAGCGGAAGGAAATTTTAAGGTCGGTCGTCCGATACAGAGCGTACTGATTTGTTTCTCTTTACAAACCTGCACGATCGTATCCGTTATATGCGGAGACTGCACTTGGACGACTTCTCCTCCAAGTTCCGTTGCCAGCTTGAAATGGTTCAACAAATGTCTTTGGCTTGCCAATGGAATCCTGTCGGTACTCTCCCGGGGAGTTTGTACATACAATACGAAGAATTTGGAATTATACCGGGTTGCCAACCGCGCAACTTTCCGTATGATCTTACGGGGAGTTTTCTCATTGCTGCTGATACAGGCCATAAACTTTTCGTGGCGTACGCCGAGATTCTCGGGAATGGTATTCTCCACCTTTTTTTCCACCCGTAAAGCAACCTCTTTCAAGGCTAACTCTCTAAGCTGAAGGATATGCTCCGGCTTAAAGAAATTATTTAATGCTGTTTGTATCTTTTCGGGTTTGTATATTTTTCCGGCTTTCAACCGCGCCAACAATTCATCAGCCGTAAGGTCTATGTTAACAACTTCATCAGCTTGTTCCAGCACGATATCGGGAATACGTTCCTTGACCTCGATTCCAACCACATCCTGTACCATCTCGTTCAGCCCTTCAATATGCTGAATGTTGACTGCCGTGATTACACTGATACCGGCATCCAATATATCCATGACATCTTGCCAGCGTTTTTCGTTCTTACTGCCTTCGACATTGGTATGGGCCAATTCATCGACGATGACTACTTCGGGATGGATACTGAGAATCGACTGCAAGTCCATCTCCTCGATCTCTTTTCCTTTATAAAATATCTTACGACGGGGTATGATTGGCAATCCATCCACCAATGCCTCCGTCTCGACTCGCCCATGTGTTTCTATGTAACCGACCTTGATATCAATGCCGCTTTCCAATAATTGGTGGGCTTCCGATAACATCCGATACGATTTACCTACACCGGCACTCATGCCGATGTAGATTTTAAAATTACCACGACGAGACTTTTTCAACAAATCCAGAAAATGTTGTGCACTTTGTTCTCGATCCATGCGTATATTATAACGTTATATCAAGGTCTTATAGAAATTCCAAAGACAAGATGGGCATCCTCCATGCAAGGGTTCCAAACTGCCTGCGTAAAGATAGGCAAAGAAAACGAATCCGTAATCTTGATTTCTTTCGTAGCTTTTAAAGCGACATTGGACACAGTAAATCCATCGTTTACATCTCCATACGTTGTCACACCTGCATCATACGGCAGCATACCGCATGTGGCATTCAGATCGACACCCTTTATTGTAAACGGGAAATTCAGTTCTACATACGAAG
This genomic interval from Parabacteroides timonensis contains the following:
- a CDS encoding sensor protein KdpD — encoded protein: MDREQSAQHFLDLLKKSRRGNFKIYIGMSAGVGKSYRMLSEAHQLLESGIDIKVGYIETHGRVETEALVDGLPIIPRRKIFYKGKEIEEMDLQSILSIHPEVVIVDELAHTNVEGSKNEKRWQDVMDILDAGISVITAVNIQHIEGLNEMVQDVVGIEVKERIPDIVLEQADEVVNIDLTADELLARLKAGKIYKPEKIQTALNNFFKPEHILQLRELALKEVALRVEKKVENTIPENLGVRHEKFMACISSNEKTPRKIIRKVARLATRYNSKFFVLYVQTPRESTDRIPLASQRHLLNHFKLATELGGEVVQVQSPHITDTIVQVCKEKQISTLCIGRPTLKFPSAILSMVHYRNLLEELALLGIDLIILA